The nucleotide window GGCCTCGTAGGCCGCGAAGTCTCCGTGGGGATGGTATTTACCGAGGACCTCTCCCACCACGGTCGCGGACTTCTTGTGCGGGCGGTTGTAGGTCAGGCCTAGGTTGTCCATGGCGAACAGGATCTTCCTGTGCACCGGCTTCAGCCCGTCGCGGACGTCAGGCAGCGCCCTGCCGACTATGACGCTCATGGAGTAGTCGATGTAAGAGCGCTGCATCTCCTTCTCGACCGGCTGGATTATGACTTTCTTCTCGCCGTCCATGATATCACACATCCAAGTTCATGACCTCGTGGGCATGCTCGACGATGAATTCCCTTCTGGGCTCGACGTCGTCTCCCATGAGGACGGAGAACAGCTGATCGGCGATCATGCTGTCTTCGACCGTGACTTTCTTCATCATCCTGGTGTCCGGGTCCATGGTGGTGTCCCACAGCTGCTGGGGGTTCATCTCTCCCAGACCCTTGTACCTCGACACGTTGCATCCGGATCCCAGCTCGGCCATTGCCGCGGCCATTTCCTCGTCGTTATAGGCGTAGATCTGCTTCTTGCCCTTGTATACCCTGTACAGAGGCGGCATGGCGATGTATACGTGCCCGCCGTCTATCAGAGGCCTCATCTGCCTGTAGAAGAGCGTCAGCAGGAGCGTGCATATGTGCGCCCCGTCCACATCCGCATCGGTCATTATGACGACGTTGTGGTAGCGGATCTTGGAGACGTCGAAATCCTTCCCTATCCCGCCTCCGATGGCTATGGCAAGGTTCTTGATCTCCTCGTGGTCCAGAAGCTTGTCCGGCCTCGTCTTCTCCACGTTCAGAATCTTCCCCCTTATGGGAAGGATGGCTTGGAACGCGCGGTCCCTGCCCTGTTTGGCGCTCCCGCCTGCGGAATCTCCCTCCACGATGTACAGCTCGCATTTGGAAGGGTCCCTTTCGGAGCAATCCGCAAGCTTCCCGGGAAGGCTGGTGGTCTCCAGGACGCTCTTCCTTCTGGTGGCGTCCCTGGCCTTCCTGGCGGCCTCCCTGCCCTCATAGGCTGATATGGCCTTCTTCAGCACGATCTGAGCCACGGGAGGGTTCTCCAGAAGATACTCGGTCAGCTTCTCGGTCATCAGGCCTATGACGGCCCCCTGAGCGACGCTGCTGCCCAGCTTGGCCTTTGTCTGCCCTTCGAACTGGGGCTCGGCCATCTTGATGCTGACTATCGCCGTGAGTCCTTCGCGGACGTCCGACCCTTCCAGCGTGATGTCCTTGAGGATCCCGTTGGTCTTGCCGTAGTCGTTGATGCACTTCGTCAGCGCGGTCCTGAATCCGGTGAGATGGGTCCCTCCCTCCGGCGTGTAGATCGTGTTCACGAACGAGTCGATCTCCTCGTTGTATCCGTCTGTGTATTGCAGGGCGATGTCGATGTTGACCCCGTTCCTCTCGCCGGCGAAACGCATCGGGACCGGATGGATCGGAGTCTTTGATCTGTTGAGGTACTGGACGAACTCGGAGACCCCGCCATCGTAATGGAACCTCTCCTTCCTGCCGGTGCGCTTGTCCTCGAAATTCACGGTAGCCTCGCTGTTGAGGAAAGCCTGGTTGCGGAACCTGTTCTGAAGCGTGGTGTAATCGAACTCTACCGTCTCGAACATCTCGGCGTCCGGCCAGAACCTTATCTCCGTCCCGTGCCTGTCGGATTCTCCGATCGTCTCCACGGGACCGTCCGGCACGCCTATCTTGTAGGACTGCCTGAATATCTTGCCCTCGCGGTAAACGGTCGCAATGAGCTTGGACGACAGCGCGTTGACCACGGAAACACCGACTCCGTGCAGACCTCCGGAGACCTTGTAGCTGTTCTGGTTGAACTTCCCTCCGGCATGGAGATCCGTGAGGCACAGCTCCAGCGCGGATTTGCCTTCCTTGTGGTTGATTCCGGTCGGGATGCCTCTGCCGTCATCGGTGACGGTGATGGACCCATCTTCGTTGATGACAACGTCCACTTCGGTAGCGAACCCCGCCATGACCTCGTCAATGCCGTTGTCCACGACCTCATAGACCATGTGATGCAGGCCGCGCGAATCCGTGGAGCCTATGTACATTCCAGGCCTCTTCCTGACCGCTTCCAGCCCCTTCAATGCCACTATGCTGTCCGCATTGTACTCTTCGGAAGCGCCAGCGCTGTTCTCGTCGCCCATTGTATCCCTCGATGGTAAGCGTCGATACTATAATAAATATACGCGTGCGCGTGCGCGCAAATTATAAGTGACATGTGGACTGATCCGCAGACCTCGCCACAGATGCGCCCATCGCTCTGGCTGGTCGCAGGCATAGTATTATTTTGCGCTCGCCATTCCATCGGCAATGAGCACCATCATGGAAGAAGCCTGCAGAGGCGAGATCACGCCTCTGATGAGAAAGATCGCGGAGAACGAAGGGGTCAGCGCCGAATTCATAAGGAACGGGATAGCATCGGGACGCATCTGCGCGCCGCACAACCCCGTGCATGACGCCAAACCTGCCGCAATCGGCGAAGGGCTGTCCATCAAAGTGAACGTAAACCTTGGTACGTCCCGCGACATGGCCGACCTTGACGCCGAATTGAAGAAGCTGAAGGTCGCCATGAAATACGGGGCGGACGCGGTGATGGACCTGAGCACCGGAGGGGACATAGACGCGATAAGGAGGAAGATCATCTCCGAATGCCCCGTGATGATGGGGTCCGTCCCCATATATCAGACCGGAGTGATGGCCGCCAGAAAAAAGGCGATAGTCGAGATGACCGAGGACGACATATTCAACGGCATCGAGAAGCACGCCAAAGACGGGATGGACTTCATGACGGTCCATTGCGGGATAACCAAGGAAAGCGTGGGGTGGCTCAGCAAAAGCGGCAGAACGACGGACGTTGTGTCCAGAGGGGGATCGTTCCTCACCGCATGGATCCTTCACAACGGGGAAGAGAACCCCCTCTACAAGAATTTCGATTATCTTCTCGATCTCGCGAGGGAATACGAGTTCACGCTGTCCCTCGGAGACGGATTCAGGCCCGGATGCATAGACGACGCCTCCGACCAGGCGCAGATCTCTGAGCTGATGACTCTCGGCCACCTGGTTGTAAGGGCCAGAGAGGCTGGTGTGCAGAGCATGGTGGAAGGCCCTGGGCACGTTCCGCTGGACCAGGTGGCCATGAACATGCGCCTGGAGAAGAGGATGTGCCATGACGCCCCGTTTTACGTGCTGGGGCCGCTGGTGACCGACATAGCGCCCGGATACGACCACATAGTCGGAGCCATAGGCGGAGCGGTCGCCACCCAGAACGGAGCCGATTTCCTGTGCTACCTGACGCCGGCGGAGCACCTGTCCCTGCCGGATGCCGACGACGTCAAAGAGGGCGTCATAGCCTCGAAGATCGCGGCCCACGTCGGGGACCTCTGCAGGGGCATCGGAAGGGAGCGCGACACCAAGATGGCGAAGGCCAGGAAAGCGCTGGATTGGAACGCGATGTTCGACATCTGCATCGACGAGGAGAAGGCCAGAAGGTACAGATGCCGCGGGTGCACCGAGGAGAGCGAAGGATGCTCCATGTGCGGAGACATCTGCGCCATAAAGATCGTGGACACCTACATGAAAAAGGGCGGAAACTGAGGGCAGACAAGCCTGGACCGCAATACGGTTGGGAATGCAGAAAATGGAGCCACTGGAGGGGATCGAACCCCCGGCCTGCGGTTTACGAAACCGCCGCTATACCCCTAAGCCACAGTGGCCTCAGCTACTGCAAAGAATGATACTATAAAAACCGTGTTGCATGTCCATCATAGGCGATATGCTGGGAACATTTCCCTGAATACTACCGCATCCTTCTCTATCAGCGGCGACTCGCAGATGAACGTGCATTCCTGCTTGGAATCCTGGAGGATGTCGGCCAGAATCTGAAGGTCAGGTTCCTTCGTTTCCAGCGGCAGATGGGATATATCCCCTTTTTCGCCGTATTTTATGCAGCTGATATGGAAATGCGCGATATCTCCGCACAGTGGGAAGAATTGCCCTATCAGATCGCGCATGTCGGCCTCCGTCTTCAGGCATCCGCGCCCGCGGGCGTGCACATGCGCCACATCCAGCACCGGCCTCACGCCATCGACGGAATCCATGATCTTGCCGATTTCTTCAAGGGTCCCGAACTGCCCCAATTTTCCCATGGTCTCCACGCCGAGGATGACGTCTTTGATCCCCTCGTCGTCAAGGATGTCCTTGCACTTGGACAGGCCCTCTATGACCGACGGGAGGGCCGTCTCGGGCGATTTCCCATAAGAAGCGGCGTGTATCACTATCAGATATGCTCCGAGATGGTGGGCAGCCCTAGCGGTGCTGGTGACGTAGTCCACGCTCTTCTCCCTGGTCTCAGGGTTCTCGGAATTGAAGCTTATGAAATACGGCGCGTGGCAGCTTAGCCTTATATCCAGTTCCTTGGCTTTGGCGCCTATTTCATCGGCTCTCTCGGGCCTGATGCGTGCCCCGCGGACGAACTCCACCTCCAATGCGTCCAAACCTATGCTTCTGGTGTATTCCAACGACTTCTCCGGCGTCTTCCCAGCCGACGGATATCCTGCGGGCCCGAATCTCATGCGCTTCCTTAATGCGCTATCCATATAAAACAGGGGCAAGGAATCATATTGCGCTTCAACATAGTATTTCATTGGAAGTCGAAAGGAAAATCGGGGCGGACGGCCTGCCCCCGGTTTTGCCGGCATCAGGGGACCAAATAATGGAACCCGGAACCAGCCTCAAAGACCTTCCTGACCAGGTCCGCGGCCGTATTCTTGGCCTTGGCGCCGATGGCATCATGGAAGGCAATCTAGTAGAACGCGTTGCCGCCGATCTTCGACACGGACGTAACAATCTCGACGTGCTCCGGACGGGAGCAGTACGCAAACACGCTCACGCGGATGGTTTCCACGCCTTCGCACACGGTCAGCACCATGACGGCGATGTGGCCTCAGCCTCTTTGCAAAGTTTGCGGTGCACCTTATCTGGCCCCGGCATTTACAGCCTGTCGTCGCGTCCGCCGGATTGGGATCGGCCATTATTGCATTGCCATCGCTTTTGAAGATACATAACGGAACACGGTCTGCCGGGGCATCAGCGCCGCAGTTTCGCATCCGTTGCCATTCCGCGGAACGATCGGCCCGTCCGTTGATCCGTCCCGGGATAGCAGGAGCATTTGGGAGGCGGAGAGCCTGTCTGCGCCAGGAATTCCCTGTCAAGAAGCCCCGTTTTCCTGAATGTCCCGCACAGCTTGCACATCTCGACTGAGGGATCGGCGTTTTCCTCCGCGATTCTGCGGGCCGATTCCCGGATGGCTTCCATGAAAATGATGCCTGCCGGATCCTCGGGATCGAACTCCGGCCTGGTCCCCCTCTTCTTCCCGATGTATTGGGACACAGCAGCGTCGCTCATGCCGAACTTTCTGGCGACGTCCGCCTGGCTCATGCCGTGGGATCCTACGAGCTCCACCGCCAGCTCGCGGCGTATCATCGGCAAGGCATGCCATACGATGAGTTCGCATGGTATCTTCATCGTCAAATGAACCTGCCAACCGATATTTAACACCGCTCAGGCGCCGGGATTGAACTTGATGTATGATTCCGACACGCTCCAATCGTCATCCTCGCGCTGCCTCTCGGTCTCCAGGCTCACGCCGGATATCTCCGCGACGCTCTTGAGGATCGCCATGGCGCGGTCGGAGCCTTCGAATTCCTCGACTTTGACGCCGGTCGGGCAGACCTTGCCCTTGAACGATCCCACGGGGCGGGTCCCGCTGAATATCAGGCATTTTCCGGATGTGACCTCCCCCTTCAAAAGGGACCTGAGGTAGATGTGCAGATTGTCCTGGGTATTGAGGAGGAACGTATCCGTGAACGGCTCCGGATCTTTGCCGACGTCCTCGGCGATCATCCACCTCAGCGCGGGATCCCCCTCCAGGAAGAACCCTTTTTTTAGGAATCCCTCGTCCTCGAGGCTTCTGAGGGCGGCCCTGACCGTCGGCATCCTGACCGCCATGAACGACGACAGCTCCTCCGCCGAGAATACGCCGAAGAACCTGAAATGCATCTTCGCAATCTCTTTGGCCGCTTCGTACTGGCTCATGCCGTTGTTGGGGACCAGATTGTACAGGGAATCCCCGTCCTGATAAAGCACCGACGATTTCGACAGGAAATTCAGGGCTTCGGATGTTATGTCTATGGAGTATTGGGAGCGGTCGACTATCTCCCTCTTCGACACGGGCTGCCTGTCCTTGATCAGCCTGAAAATGTCCGAGGCCGGGCCTTCGATCTTGGCCGCTTTCTCCGCGCGGAAGATTGGGGCGCACTTCAGAGTGGTGAAGCCTAGGAAAGATGGCGAAAGAGTCATCTTCACGACGTCGCCCCTTTCCAAAAGCCTCTTCATGCCGGTCTTGTCAATGACGCGTGGGGTGAGCTCCTGGTCGTTGCGGATGTATCCGCGGGCGTCCATCGCCTCCGCGGCCGTGCGGAATCTGTCGGCCTTGGCGATGCGCTGCTTGCGGAATATGTAGCCAAGCATATCCTGCATGCTTATGGTCCAGGGGACGAAATCTCCCATCGCCCAGAACCCGTTGACGAAGCTGTAGCCGGCCTCTTTGAGAGCAGAGCGTTTTTCCTTATCCAATTCCGCGGCGTCGACACCCAGGATCTCTCTGATGCGGAGGATGTCGCAGCCTTTCATGCGGAAGTATCCCATCATATGCTCCAACGCGGCCAGAGCCTCAGGGAGCAGGTCTGGGGAATTCAGATCCATGGCGCGGATCTCCACGCACCCGGACATCTCCCACATCTCGACGGCGCCGCATACTGCGTTGCCCCTCACTATGGGATACACCCATCTGTCCCCGTAGCGCGAAGCTATCTCCGCCCATTTAGACCCGATGTCCGGATCGGAAAGGGCGATGACTTTCAGCGGGAGTTCGGGCATCGGCATCCTTTCGAGGTTTGGTATCTCGGACGACATAATCGCCATCTGGGACTGCCCCTCGCCCACGGTGATTATCTCCGCGCCGAGCTCCGGAATCAGCGCCTCTATAGTATCCAAAGGCACATCCACCAGATATCTCAGCGAGCTGACGGGGATCGGGCCGTATGCTTTGATCGCCCTCCCCAGAAGGTCCCGCGTGGGATCGCCGGATACCTCTGACGGGCGGTACACGGCATATACGTTCTCGGTTCCCCAATCCTCCCTCTCGTCGAAATCGCGTATGACCAGCAGTGAACGGTCCAGACGCATGACGGCGTCCTTCACCTCGCCTTTGTCCGCGCCCAGAGCGGCGGACAGCTGCCTCATCGTGGCCCTTCCCATGCCGTCGATCATGTTCAGGACGGCCAGGTCACCGGGCTGGATCTCCTCGCGCCTCAGAGCGGCGTACTTGTCGCCTTCCTCCTTCAGCACGTACCTTACCCTTCCCCTGACGAACCTGCCCAGAAGGAGCTCCCCGGATTTCCTCATGGAATGCCATTCGTTCAGGTCGAAGCCCCTCACTCTGTTGTACACGTCCATCTCGCTTCCGGCGCTGCCGTAGAAATCGAAATACGAGCGTATGTCCGGGAAATCGTTTCCTTTGGAGAGCCTATAACGCTCCACGGTGTCGTAATCGAACACGTTCTTCTTGCCGGAGCGGAGCCTCATGTGGTCCAGCTTCAGCATGTACTGGTCGTTCTCGGAGATCAGGAAGCGGCCCTTGGAGACTTCTCCTGAAGCCACCAGCGATTCCAGGGAAGCGAAGGCCTCGTCGTCCGGAAGCGAAAGCGCGAACGCGGCTTCCTGAACGGTCGCCGGCGAGAAGCAATCCAGATACCTCAGCATTATGCGGTCCACGGCGGCTTTGACCTCCACCTCAGGATATTCGGCGAGAGCGAAAGTCCATTTCCCGCGTCCGTCCACGTCTGTGCGGCGGACTTTGTACATGGACTCCAGCTTTCTCAGGCTCCTCAGGACGGCGTCTTCGCTGGCCTCCAGCGCCTCCGCGATCTCTGATATGGAAGAGCCTTCGCCGACCCTGGCCAGAACGTCCTCGTCCATATCCGTCAGGCGGCGCTCCTTGCGGGTGGCTGCCGCATAGTATGGGATCTCGGATGCGACCATGATGTGGACGTCGTCCATGTATACTGTGCCGATGGATCCGTCTCTGAGAAGCTCCCTCACCCAGCCGTCCACGACTTTCTTGTCTTCGTCGGTGTAAGTGTATACGTTGCGCCCGCGCTCGCGGATGGCTTGGAGAGGGCCGGTCCTCATCAGAAGCTTCGGGATGTCATCCTTGGAAGAGATGCGGGGCGCTTTCTGCGCGAAATACGGGATTATCTGGTCCTCAGTGAACTCGAACTCGCTCACGGAGTCGCCCAGCGCGCGATACAGGACTTTGCGGTGGAGCTCCCTGAGAAGTGCGGAACGGTCCTCCATCAGGACTATATCGGAGAAACCTGAGAGGATGGCGGAATGGGCGAACGGAGAAGGCGTCCCTCCATAGTGGATCAGCCTCAGACCCATCCTGCCGGAATCCAGGAGATTCAGAACGTATTCCGCGTTCCTGATGTCCATATCGTCCTCCATCACCTCGCGGTAAGTCTCCTCGATGACAGGGACGTCCTCCATATCCTCCAGCATCTCGAGGAGATAGCTGGACCGGACCTGCTGCCTGTTGACGGATATGGGCTTCCCCCTGTAATTGCGGAGGATCATGAAGCTGCGGGCGGCGGTGTGCCTGAACCTCAGCTTGAATATCTCGGAGTCTTTGAGGGATTTCCTGAGCACCTGCTCCAGCTCCGACGACCTTATCAGCCCCGGAATCAGTCCCATGTCGAATTTCCTGGGGCAGCCGAGCATGAAGCTGTCGTCGGATATCGTCACCGAGACGTTGGCGCCGATCATGGCGGTCATCCTGTACGCATATGCGCGGGACAGAGCGTCGTTCACCCTGCGGCCGAATGGGAAATGGAAGACCAGCTTCTGGTTGCCGGAAGGGTCTATGTACTCCTCCACGGCGAGGCAGTCGCAATCCGGGATGAAACCCGCGACGGCCTCCTGCTCCCTGAAATAAGATAGGATCGAACGGGCGGAACCTGCGTTGACGTCGAACTCCTCAGAGATCGATTTCACAGCCTTGGAATCGGGATCCTTGATGCGGGACGCCATCTCCTTCCTGAACATGGCTATGTCCATTGACAGATCGAAGCTGCGGGGAAGCATCTCGCCCGCCCAGGAAGGCACGGTGGGCTTCCTTCCGTTGGCCTCTTTGACGTAGGCCGTCATGCCTTTGGAGCGGACGAACTCGAACGAGCGGCCTCCCAGAACGAAGACATCCCTGGGCGACAGCCTCTCAACGAATTTCTCGGACAGCTCCCCGGCCATGGTCCCGTGGCTTGTGATGACCCTGTAATTCGCTTCCTCGGGGATCGTCCCCAAGTTCATAAAGTAGATCATGCGGGAGCCTTTCTTCTTCCCGAACTGCTTTTCTTCCTCGT belongs to Candidatus Methanomethylophilaceae archaeon and includes:
- the gyrB gene encoding DNA topoisomerase (ATP-hydrolyzing) subunit B, producing the protein MGDENSAGASEEYNADSIVALKGLEAVRKRPGMYIGSTDSRGLHHMVYEVVDNGIDEVMAGFATEVDVVINEDGSITVTDDGRGIPTGINHKEGKSALELCLTDLHAGGKFNQNSYKVSGGLHGVGVSVVNALSSKLIATVYREGKIFRQSYKIGVPDGPVETIGESDRHGTEIRFWPDAEMFETVEFDYTTLQNRFRNQAFLNSEATVNFEDKRTGRKERFHYDGGVSEFVQYLNRSKTPIHPVPMRFAGERNGVNIDIALQYTDGYNEEIDSFVNTIYTPEGGTHLTGFRTALTKCINDYGKTNGILKDITLEGSDVREGLTAIVSIKMAEPQFEGQTKAKLGSSVAQGAVIGLMTEKLTEYLLENPPVAQIVLKKAISAYEGREAARKARDATRRKSVLETTSLPGKLADCSERDPSKCELYIVEGDSAGGSAKQGRDRAFQAILPIRGKILNVEKTRPDKLLDHEEIKNLAIAIGGGIGKDFDVSKIRYHNVVIMTDADVDGAHICTLLLTLFYRQMRPLIDGGHVYIAMPPLYRVYKGKKQIYAYNDEEMAAAMAELGSGCNVSRYKGLGEMNPQQLWDTTMDPDTRMMKKVTVEDSMIADQLFSVLMGDDVEPRREFIVEHAHEVMNLDV
- the thiC gene encoding phosphomethylpyrimidine synthase ThiC, which produces MSTIMEEACRGEITPLMRKIAENEGVSAEFIRNGIASGRICAPHNPVHDAKPAAIGEGLSIKVNVNLGTSRDMADLDAELKKLKVAMKYGADAVMDLSTGGDIDAIRRKIISECPVMMGSVPIYQTGVMAARKKAIVEMTEDDIFNGIEKHAKDGMDFMTVHCGITKESVGWLSKSGRTTDVVSRGGSFLTAWILHNGEENPLYKNFDYLLDLAREYEFTLSLGDGFRPGCIDDASDQAQISELMTLGHLVVRAREAGVQSMVEGPGHVPLDQVAMNMRLEKRMCHDAPFYVLGPLVTDIAPGYDHIVGAIGGAVATQNGADFLCYLTPAEHLSLPDADDVKEGVIASKIAAHVGDLCRGIGRERDTKMAKARKALDWNAMFDICIDEEKARRYRCRGCTEESEGCSMCGDICAIKIVDTYMKKGGN
- a CDS encoding TIM barrel protein; the protein is MRFGPAGYPSAGKTPEKSLEYTRSIGLDALEVEFVRGARIRPERADEIGAKAKELDIRLSCHAPYFISFNSENPETREKSVDYVTSTARAAHHLGAYLIVIHAASYGKSPETALPSVIEGLSKCKDILDDEGIKDVILGVETMGKLGQFGTLEEIGKIMDSVDGVRPVLDVAHVHARGRGCLKTEADMRDLIGQFFPLCGDIAHFHISCIKYGEKGDISHLPLETKEPDLQILADILQDSKQECTFICESPLIEKDAVVFREMFPAYRL
- a CDS encoding transcriptional regulator, yielding MKIPCELIVWHALPMIRRELAVELVGSHGMSQADVARKFGMSDAAVSQYIGKKRGTRPEFDPEDPAGIIFMEAIRESARRIAEENADPSVEMCKLCGTFRKTGLLDREFLAQTGSPPPKCSCYPGTDQRTGRSFRGMATDAKLRR
- a CDS encoding ATP-dependent helicase, which gives rise to MIERIDRAYTKGEVMGMMEPLISTWFNEKFDDLTIPQAKAIPVIHQRRNVLVSSPTGSGKTLTAFTSIINELTRYAREGTLEERVYCIYISPLKALANDVNRNLNTPLAEMREVAAAHGMNVPDIRVAVRSGDTSQTDRQKMVRHPPHILITTPESMALILAAPKFRESFKKVEWVILDEIHDICDSKRGAFLSLTLERLRAHCDGEFTRIGLSATLAPIEEIAGYLVGSNPDGTSRDAVLIESGSKKELDLKVICPANDMTALSSDIVNSMMYDALKELIDQHETTLVFTNTRSGAESVVYKLKERGLDNIEVHHSSLGKEIRLDVEERLKRGEIKCVVSSTSLELGIDIGSVDLVCQIGSPKSVAKGLQRIGRSGHSFGKIAKGRLLVFDPDDLVECAVLCRAAHRSDVDRVGIPENCLDVLSQTVVGMSLDKRWDTDEAYNLVKGSYCYRNLPREKFDSVLRYLGSKDDFEGVYSKIWYDEEEKQFGKKKGSRMIYFMNLGTIPEEANYRVITSHGTMAGELSEKFVERLSPRDVFVLGGRSFEFVRSKGMTAYVKEANGRKPTVPSWAGEMLPRSFDLSMDIAMFRKEMASRIKDPDSKAVKSISEEFDVNAGSARSILSYFREQEAVAGFIPDCDCLAVEEYIDPSGNQKLVFHFPFGRRVNDALSRAYAYRMTAMIGANVSVTISDDSFMLGCPRKFDMGLIPGLIRSSELEQVLRKSLKDSEIFKLRFRHTAARSFMILRNYRGKPISVNRQQVRSSYLLEMLEDMEDVPVIEETYREVMEDDMDIRNAEYVLNLLDSGRMGLRLIHYGGTPSPFAHSAILSGFSDIVLMEDRSALLRELHRKVLYRALGDSVSEFEFTEDQIIPYFAQKAPRISSKDDIPKLLMRTGPLQAIRERGRNVYTYTDEDKKVVDGWVRELLRDGSIGTVYMDDVHIMVASEIPYYAAATRKERRLTDMDEDVLARVGEGSSISEIAEALEASEDAVLRSLRKLESMYKVRRTDVDGRGKWTFALAEYPEVEVKAAVDRIMLRYLDCFSPATVQEAAFALSLPDDEAFASLESLVASGEVSKGRFLISENDQYMLKLDHMRLRSGKKNVFDYDTVERYRLSKGNDFPDIRSYFDFYGSAGSEMDVYNRVRGFDLNEWHSMRKSGELLLGRFVRGRVRYVLKEEGDKYAALRREEIQPGDLAVLNMIDGMGRATMRQLSAALGADKGEVKDAVMRLDRSLLVIRDFDEREDWGTENVYAVYRPSEVSGDPTRDLLGRAIKAYGPIPVSSLRYLVDVPLDTIEALIPELGAEIITVGEGQSQMAIMSSEIPNLERMPMPELPLKVIALSDPDIGSKWAEIASRYGDRWVYPIVRGNAVCGAVEMWEMSGCVEIRAMDLNSPDLLPEALAALEHMMGYFRMKGCDILRIREILGVDAAELDKEKRSALKEAGYSFVNGFWAMGDFVPWTISMQDMLGYIFRKQRIAKADRFRTAAEAMDARGYIRNDQELTPRVIDKTGMKRLLERGDVVKMTLSPSFLGFTTLKCAPIFRAEKAAKIEGPASDIFRLIKDRQPVSKREIVDRSQYSIDITSEALNFLSKSSVLYQDGDSLYNLVPNNGMSQYEAAKEIAKMHFRFFGVFSAEELSSFMAVRMPTVRAALRSLEDEGFLKKGFFLEGDPALRWMIAEDVGKDPEPFTDTFLLNTQDNLHIYLRSLLKGEVTSGKCLIFSGTRPVGSFKGKVCPTGVKVEEFEGSDRAMAILKSVAEISGVSLETERQREDDDWSVSESYIKFNPGA